Proteins encoded within one genomic window of Tidjanibacter massiliensis:
- a CDS encoding DUF4906 domain-containing protein — protein MQRFLIFITVLGTLWLCACQKTEPEELRFQPSPSVPEAGTVPLQLSFGVVEQRIVDTDDPYDDTIPKTRVVNGRPDNVNLYIFNETAEYAYHAYLTKSSLPPTVAVPKGACRIYCIGNLGYDMGEQTPAQLTQFCFQAADPEKDFPPRHATLLSQKLEVTIDRQTTLDIELERIFVLLSVNIKLDKTLDSDARILHVVPYNIPAKNMLFAENRLGGSGEVVAYPINDKSGSSLRSYYTSFYLLENIQNPVPTITDYRDRTAVLSPRYAAYVVVRVEIRGNLFDYRIYLGNGDPSDFSIRRNNHYQYIITIFGTNSSDYRISKTQVTFWSGHDEERYRNTLAWKAGAACGKLQILTERFDTGNEIQVSYKKVSGTFKSQWQMQYKRSKDSEYKNWQPGEWITVHDGNGLSNTFLKFINSDGETRWQTVNNYFTFTLRDERGATYNYTVSTNPSDLT, from the coding sequence ATGCAGCGATTTCTCATTTTCATCACGGTGCTGGGCACGCTGTGGCTGTGCGCATGCCAGAAGACCGAGCCGGAGGAGCTCCGGTTCCAGCCCTCACCGTCCGTACCCGAGGCGGGGACCGTACCTTTGCAACTCTCTTTCGGTGTCGTGGAACAGCGCATCGTCGATACCGACGACCCATACGACGATACTATACCGAAAACCCGAGTGGTAAACGGCCGTCCGGATAATGTAAACCTTTACATTTTTAACGAAACGGCGGAGTATGCCTACCATGCGTATCTGACCAAGTCGTCGTTGCCGCCGACGGTAGCCGTACCCAAAGGAGCGTGCCGGATTTACTGCATCGGCAATCTGGGGTACGACATGGGGGAACAGACACCCGCACAACTGACACAGTTCTGCTTTCAGGCGGCAGATCCTGAAAAAGATTTTCCGCCGCGTCATGCGACCTTGCTGTCCCAAAAGCTGGAAGTCACCATAGACCGGCAAACGACACTCGACATCGAATTGGAGCGAATATTCGTGTTGCTGAGCGTCAATATAAAACTCGACAAGACCCTCGACAGCGACGCCCGCATCCTGCATGTCGTTCCGTATAATATTCCTGCGAAGAATATGCTTTTTGCAGAAAACAGACTCGGCGGTTCGGGAGAGGTCGTCGCCTATCCGATAAACGATAAGAGCGGCAGTTCGCTGCGGAGTTATTATACGTCCTTTTATCTGCTTGAAAACATCCAGAATCCCGTTCCGACCATCACCGACTACCGGGACCGCACGGCTGTTTTGTCTCCCCGATATGCCGCCTATGTGGTTGTACGGGTCGAAATACGGGGCAACCTGTTCGATTACCGTATTTATCTGGGAAATGGAGACCCTTCGGATTTCAGCATACGCCGCAATAACCATTATCAGTACATCATCACGATCTTCGGGACCAATTCGAGCGATTACCGTATCTCCAAAACCCAAGTTACCTTCTGGTCGGGGCACGATGAAGAGCGTTACCGCAATACGCTGGCATGGAAGGCAGGCGCCGCCTGCGGCAAGCTGCAAATTCTGACCGAACGCTTCGATACGGGCAATGAAATACAGGTATCTTACAAGAAAGTTTCGGGAACATTCAAGTCCCAATGGCAGATGCAGTACAAACGCTCGAAAGACAGCGAATACAAAAACTGGCAGCCGGGAGAGTGGATTACCGTTCATGACGGAAACGGATTAAGCAACACGTTTTTGAAATTCATCAATTCGGATGGGGAAACCCGGTGGCAGACGGTC